The Microtus ochrogaster isolate Prairie Vole_2 unplaced genomic scaffold, MicOch1.0 UNK35, whole genome shotgun sequence genome has a segment encoding these proteins:
- the Crp gene encoding C-reactive protein, with product MERLLCYLLILISFSQAFVQKDMSKTAFVFPKESANSYVSLDALSKKPLTAFTVCLHIYTDLSTTRSFSIFSYATKKDSNDILLFWSKDKGYIFGVGGPEIVFKASEIPESPTHICASWESATGLAEFWVDGKPKVRKSLQKGYTVATDASIILGQEQDSYGGSFDVNQAFMGDIGDVNMWDTVLSPEQINAVYVGGTISPNVLNWQTLKYAVQGDVFIRSQLWP from the exons ATGGAGAGGCTTCTGTGCTACTTACTGATCTTGATCAGCTTCTCTCAGGCCTTTGTCCAGAAAG ACATGTCTAAAACGGCCTTCGTATTTCCCAAAGAGTCAGCCAATTCCTATGTATCCCTGGACGCACTGTCAAAGAAACCACTGACAGCCTTCACTGTGTGTCTCCATATCTACACAGATCTGAGCACAACCCGCAGCTTCAGTATTTTCTCTTATGCTACCAAGAAAGACTCTAATGACATTCTTCTATTTTGGAGTAAAGATAAAGGGTATATATTTGGAGTGGGTGGGCCTGAAATAGTGTTCAAGGCTTCTGAAATTCCTGAATCTCCAACACACATCTGTGCCAGCTGGGAGTCTGCTACGGGACTTGCAGAATTCTGGGTTGATGGGAAACCCAAGGTGCGGAAAAGTCTGCAAAAGGGCTACACTGTGGCAACAGATGCAAGCATCATCCTGGGACAAGAGCAGGACTCATATGGTGGTAGTTTTGATGTAAACCAGGCTTTTATGGGAGACATTGGAGATGTGAACATGTGGGACACTGTGCTATCTCCAGAACAGATCAATGCAGTGTATGTTGGCGGGACAATCAGCCCCAATGTTTTGAACTGGCAGACACTCAAGTATGCAGTACAGGGTGATGTGTTTATCAGGTCCCAGCTGTGGCCCTGA